In Raphanus sativus cultivar WK10039 unplaced genomic scaffold, ASM80110v3 Scaffold2221, whole genome shotgun sequence, the DNA window atgaaaaaagaagaagattcgATATGGACCTCATTGAGAATCCTGTGCAGTTCATCTCTAGCCTCAACAACTCTGTCTCTGTCGTTGCTGTCCACTACAAAGATCAAACCCTGAGTGTTCTGGAAGTAGTACTTCCACAAGGGACGGAGCTGTAAACAAGCAAAAAGATTTACGTTCAGCAACATAAGATGCACAACAATCAGATAAGAATCAACAGAACCGGAGATCATACTTTGTCTTGACCCCCGACATCCCACACTGTGAAACTGATGTTCCTGTACTCCACAGTTTCCACATTGAAACCTATAAGATAGATAGTTATTGGTTTACGATTCTCCTGAAGTTTATTCTACTcatataacaaattaaaaaaaaagtagctTTTACCAATAGTGGGGATGGTGGTGACAATCTCTCCGAGCTTGAGCTTGTACAGAATAGTTGTCTTACCAGCAGCATCAAGACCAACCATCAGAAGTC includes these proteins:
- the LOC108830068 gene encoding ADP-ribosylation factor 2-B-like is translated as MGLGFAKLVSSFFAKKEMRLLMVGLDAAGKTTILYKLKLGEIVTTIPTIGFNVETVEYRNISFTVWDVGGQDKLRPLWKYYFQNTQGLIFVVDSNDRDRVVEARDELHRILNEDELRDAVLLVFANKQDLPNAMNAAEITDKLGLHSMRQRHWYIQSTCATSGEGLYEGLEWLSNNIGGKA